A single window of Cloacibacillus sp. DNA harbors:
- the purE gene encoding 5-(carboxyamino)imidazole ribonucleotide mutase, which translates to MASPKIGIIMGSASDIPVVEKGTPVLDTLEIEYEVAIASAHRTPSDVENYAKGARARGIKALIAVAGLSAALPGVVAAATTLPVIGVPVKGGAMDGMDALLSIAQMPPGVPAASVGLNGAKNACLMAARIVAACDDELTQKLEAYAQKEARKVRESREKLDKLPAAPEEAYK; encoded by the coding sequence ATGGCATCACCAAAGATCGGCATCATCATGGGCTCCGCGTCGGACATCCCCGTCGTTGAAAAGGGTACCCCGGTGCTGGATACGCTTGAAATAGAATACGAAGTGGCTATCGCCTCGGCGCACCGCACCCCCTCGGACGTGGAAAACTACGCGAAGGGCGCGCGCGCGCGCGGGATAAAGGCGCTCATAGCGGTGGCCGGCCTTTCGGCCGCGCTTCCCGGCGTAGTGGCGGCCGCCACCACGCTTCCCGTCATAGGCGTGCCAGTCAAGGGCGGCGCCATGGACGGCATGGACGCTCTGCTTTCAATAGCGCAGATGCCTCCCGGAGTGCCCGCAGCCTCCGTCGGCCTGAACGGAGCGAAAAACGCCTGCCTGATGGCGGCGCGCATTGTAGCGGCCTGCGACGACGAGCTGACGCAAAAGCTTGAAGCCTACGCGCAAAAAGAGGCGCGCAAGGTGCGCGAAAGCCGCGAAAAGCTGGACAAACTTCCCGCAGCACCCGAAGAAGCCTACAAATAA
- a CDS encoding LysR family transcriptional regulator, which yields MHEKGIETFLAVAMSRTLGKAAELLNVTQSTISYNLSELENEMEMILVDRQKGMKSVCLTPAGESFLPLALKWQEVSREIANARSPGSGYSLTVGGSESVNCRLLPPVYRELLAHKPPVHLKIQTDPSDQMYQAVESRELDVAITIHERNTRYVQIEPIYSEGVTVARIPHPGEAPALQINASALDQSMEFYIEWSGVYRLWHDHVWDPLKSLKVRVDCVKIVTSLMRRPGQWCIIPESAVNQFARETPNAVFQTLCESPPDIVYYKLTHRCPKMSSEPCLEIFNGVLQKHIAYLNSQKQNKTTGAEKHL from the coding sequence ATGCACGAGAAGGGGATCGAAACGTTTCTTGCCGTCGCCATGTCGCGGACTCTTGGCAAAGCGGCGGAGCTGCTCAATGTGACTCAGTCCACCATCAGCTACAACCTGAGCGAGCTTGAAAATGAGATGGAGATGATACTGGTCGACCGTCAAAAAGGCATGAAATCTGTCTGCCTGACGCCGGCAGGGGAGAGCTTTCTTCCGTTGGCCTTGAAATGGCAGGAGGTGAGCCGCGAGATAGCAAACGCGCGCAGCCCGGGGAGCGGCTACTCCCTCACGGTAGGAGGCTCGGAGAGCGTGAACTGCCGTCTTTTGCCGCCGGTCTACCGCGAGCTGCTGGCTCATAAGCCGCCCGTTCATTTGAAGATACAGACTGACCCCTCCGACCAGATGTACCAGGCGGTGGAGAGCCGTGAGCTGGACGTCGCCATCACCATCCACGAAAGAAACACAAGATATGTCCAGATAGAGCCTATCTACAGCGAGGGCGTCACGGTGGCGCGCATCCCGCATCCCGGAGAGGCTCCGGCTTTGCAGATAAACGCCTCTGCGCTCGACCAGAGCATGGAATTTTACATTGAGTGGAGCGGCGTCTATCGCCTCTGGCACGACCATGTATGGGACCCGCTGAAATCGCTGAAAGTAAGGGTGGACTGCGTAAAAATTGTCACCTCGCTTATGCGCCGTCCCGGTCAGTGGTGCATCATACCGGAGTCCGCCGTAAACCAGTTTGCGCGCGAAACGCCGAACGCGGTATTTCAAACGCTCTGTGAGTCTCCGCCGGACATCGTATATTACAAGCTGACGCACAGATGTCCGAAAATGAGTTCCGAGCCGTGTCTTGAAATTTTCAACGGCGTGCTTCAAAAACATATCGCTTATCTCAACAGCCAAAAGCAAAATAAGACCACGGGCGCCGAAAAGCATTTATAA
- a CDS encoding FAD-binding oxidoreductase, whose protein sequence is MTDKTADVIIVGGGVHGASTAYELAKAGVKTVLFEKEYLGSGQSGRSAAGLRQHFGTETNLRMAKYNLEIFPTLEEELDTGMKLEFTQWGYMWVAYSQESLEQLRKNVALQQSLDIPSVMMTPPEIHARWPYLNLDGIIGAAFCQDDGHINPQTLTLAYGHAAKRLGADIKTYTRVNRLLAEEGKIKGVETESGEQWFAPKVLLCVGAYTNDLCNTVGVEVPVYPERHNILITEPVEVFECPMVLCLDDGAYFKQCPNGTFMFGRDDQGEPHTYECGNSAKFLEGVTKSVLKRIPALSDVRVVRQWSGPYDNTPDHNAIIDWTPVEGLLINCGWSGHGLQFGPSGGRICKELLMGEKPFVDLHRFRLSRFAENDLFFEPAFI, encoded by the coding sequence ATGACTGATAAAACAGCGGATGTGATAATCGTCGGAGGCGGAGTACACGGTGCTTCTACGGCCTACGAACTTGCGAAAGCGGGAGTGAAGACCGTACTCTTTGAAAAGGAATATCTAGGCTCTGGACAGTCGGGACGCAGCGCGGCGGGGCTTCGCCAGCATTTCGGGACGGAAACGAACCTTCGCATGGCGAAATACAACCTTGAAATATTCCCGACGCTTGAAGAGGAACTAGATACGGGAATGAAGCTAGAGTTCACGCAGTGGGGGTATATGTGGGTAGCCTATTCACAAGAGAGCCTCGAACAGCTGCGAAAGAACGTAGCGCTCCAGCAGAGCCTTGACATCCCCTCCGTCATGATGACGCCGCCCGAGATACACGCGCGCTGGCCCTACCTGAACCTTGACGGCATCATCGGCGCCGCCTTCTGTCAGGACGACGGGCACATCAACCCCCAGACGTTGACGCTCGCCTACGGGCACGCGGCAAAAAGACTTGGAGCCGACATAAAGACCTATACGAGAGTAAATAGGCTGCTTGCAGAGGAGGGCAAAATAAAGGGAGTGGAGACGGAAAGCGGCGAACAATGGTTCGCGCCGAAAGTCCTTCTCTGCGTCGGAGCCTATACGAACGATCTCTGCAATACGGTCGGCGTTGAAGTCCCCGTTTATCCCGAACGCCACAACATACTTATAACGGAGCCTGTCGAGGTCTTTGAGTGTCCGATGGTGCTCTGCCTCGACGACGGCGCCTACTTCAAACAGTGCCCGAACGGCACCTTCATGTTTGGACGCGACGACCAGGGCGAGCCTCACACCTATGAATGCGGCAACAGCGCGAAATTCCTCGAAGGCGTCACGAAAAGCGTCTTAAAGCGCATCCCTGCGCTCTCCGACGTCCGCGTCGTGCGCCAGTGGTCAGGCCCCTACGACAACACGCCAGACCACAACGCGATAATAGACTGGACGCCGGTAGAAGGGCTGCTTATAAACTGCGGCTGGAGCGGTCACGGCCTCCAGTTCGGCCCTTCGGGCGGTAGGATATGCAAGGAGCTGCTTATGGGCGAAAAGCCATTCGTCGACCTGCATCGTTTCCGCCTTTCAAGATTCGCAGAAAACGACCTATTCTTCGAACCTGCCTTTATCTAA
- a CDS encoding (2Fe-2S)-binding protein: protein MAKANVICRCEEIEIDEIRKWIAAGYTEFDELKRILRVGMGPCQGRGCRDIIMRELARATGKPMSEIRSGVIRPPVKPIKAHLLADGGDQEVE, encoded by the coding sequence ATGGCAAAAGCCAATGTTATTTGCCGTTGTGAAGAAATAGAAATAGACGAAATAAGAAAATGGATCGCGGCGGGCTACACCGAATTTGACGAGTTAAAACGTATCCTGCGCGTAGGGATGGGCCCCTGTCAGGGACGCGGCTGCCGGGACATCATCATGAGGGAGCTTGCGCGCGCCACCGGAAAACCCATGTCAGAGATACGCTCTGGCGTCATTCGTCCTCCGGTAAAGCCGATAAAGGCTCATTTGCTTGCCGACGGCGGCGATCAGGAGGTGGAATAA
- a CDS encoding 4Fe-4S dicluster domain-containing protein: MGCSCNCLDKEKLFNSGILVEHSTGAVLPPKEAWEKKKGGYAVIECPKRIPCNPCYTSCPTGAVLPFADINDTPEIDYEKCTGCGICVSRCPGLACFVIDLTYSDDKAVIKLPYELIPLPQKGALVKCLDRTGKEAACGEVIAVTEPSKDRTYVVSVVIPKALADDIRAIKVVC; the protein is encoded by the coding sequence ATGGGCTGCTCATGCAACTGCCTTGATAAAGAAAAATTATTCAACAGCGGAATATTAGTAGAGCACTCGACGGGCGCCGTACTGCCGCCCAAAGAGGCGTGGGAGAAGAAAAAAGGCGGATACGCGGTAATAGAATGTCCGAAGCGCATCCCCTGCAACCCCTGCTACACAAGCTGCCCTACGGGCGCGGTGCTGCCCTTTGCGGATATAAACGACACTCCTGAAATAGATTACGAAAAATGCACCGGCTGCGGCATCTGCGTTTCAAGATGCCCCGGGCTTGCCTGTTTTGTTATAGACCTTACCTACAGCGACGACAAGGCCGTCATTAAACTGCCATACGAACTTATCCCGCTGCCCCAAAAGGGCGCGCTTGTAAAATGTCTCGACCGCACAGGCAAAGAGGCCGCGTGCGGCGAGGTGATAGCGGTAACAGAGCCGTCGAAAGACAGGACCTACGTAGTGAGCGTAGTCATTCCAAAGGCGCTTGCGGATGATATCCGCGCCATAAAGGTGGTGTGCTGA
- a CDS encoding FAD-dependent oxidoreductase has protein sequence MKKTFETDLLVIGGGAAGLCAAAEAAGAGANVTVIESDLHPGGQLVKQTHKFFGSRDEYAGTRGYKIAEILLDEIKSLGDKVDIRCNSTVTGYYPEDGVFTVMKGEDEYYRIKAKKAVMATGAQERMIPFTNNDLPGVYGAGAVQTLMNVYGVVPGKKVIMVGAGNIGLIVSYQLAQAGVEVAAVVEAMPKIGGYWVHAAKIRRLGIPILLRHTVVEATGDKVLDGAVIQELDDKFQLIGEPVKVDCDIICMAVGLTPTTELFWQAGCKMQFVPQLCGYVPFRDKTMRTSCPDMWVAGDASGIEEASAAMVEGRIAGHSAAAALGLKTDAKKFDEYWTRLDHLRAGEVGEKILAGIGQVLVSGWEA, from the coding sequence ATGAAAAAAACTTTTGAGACAGACCTTCTGGTGATAGGCGGCGGAGCCGCTGGACTTTGCGCCGCGGCGGAAGCGGCCGGCGCTGGCGCCAACGTTACGGTGATTGAAAGCGACCTCCACCCGGGCGGCCAGCTTGTAAAACAGACGCATAAATTTTTCGGCTCGCGCGACGAGTACGCGGGAACGCGCGGCTATAAGATAGCGGAGATCCTTCTTGACGAGATAAAATCGCTCGGCGACAAAGTGGATATACGCTGCAATTCAACGGTGACAGGCTACTACCCGGAAGACGGCGTCTTTACCGTGATGAAGGGCGAAGACGAATATTACCGGATAAAAGCTAAAAAGGCGGTCATGGCGACCGGCGCTCAGGAAAGAATGATACCCTTCACAAACAACGACCTTCCCGGAGTATACGGAGCCGGTGCAGTTCAGACCCTTATGAACGTCTACGGAGTCGTGCCGGGCAAAAAGGTGATAATGGTAGGCGCTGGAAACATCGGTCTTATAGTCAGCTATCAGCTGGCGCAGGCCGGAGTCGAGGTCGCGGCCGTCGTCGAGGCGATGCCTAAGATCGGCGGCTACTGGGTGCACGCGGCGAAGATACGGCGTCTCGGCATTCCCATCCTCCTGAGACACACTGTCGTTGAGGCTACGGGAGACAAGGTGCTTGACGGCGCCGTCATACAGGAGCTGGACGACAAATTCCAGCTAATAGGCGAGCCCGTCAAGGTAGACTGCGACATCATCTGCATGGCCGTCGGGCTTACGCCTACAACGGAGCTTTTCTGGCAGGCCGGATGCAAAATGCAGTTCGTGCCGCAGCTTTGCGGATACGTTCCCTTCCGCGACAAAACCATGCGCACAAGCTGCCCCGATATGTGGGTCGCGGGAGACGCCTCCGGCATAGAAGAGGCTTCCGCCGCGATGGTTGAGGGGCGGATCGCGGGCCATTCCGCGGCGGCGGCGCTCGGGCTTAAAACGGACGCTAAAAAATTTGACGAATACTGGACGAGGCTTGATCATCTCCGCGCGGGCGAAGTCGGAGAAAAAATACTGGCCGGCATCGGCCAGGTGCTTGTCAGCGGATGGGAGGCGTAA
- a CDS encoding (2Fe-2S)-binding protein codes for MELISRHPILEYEHGREIAFTFDGRELKGFEGEPIAMALHANGVHIYRVTPEMKRTRGFFCAIGKCSSCFMVVDGVPNVRTCVTPLAAGMKVETQKDKGRVPMEEC; via the coding sequence ATGGAACTTATCAGCAGACACCCGATACTGGAGTACGAACACGGCCGCGAGATCGCCTTTACCTTCGACGGACGCGAGCTCAAAGGGTTTGAGGGCGAGCCTATAGCTATGGCGCTTCACGCAAACGGAGTCCATATCTATCGAGTGACGCCGGAGATGAAAAGAACGAGGGGCTTTTTCTGCGCTATCGGCAAATGCAGCTCTTGCTTTATGGTGGTGGACGGAGTGCCAAATGTACGCACCTGCGTCACGCCTCTTGCCGCCGGCATGAAGGTCGAGACGCAGAAAGACAAGGGGCGCGTCCCCATGGAAGAGTGCTAG
- a CDS encoding aspartate/glutamate racemase family protein, giving the protein MPLYKIKSKSRSWDGEAVGILILDAAYPCVPGNVGNATTFPFPVRYHEVRGASIDRLLNQRDPSLLAPFVEGAQKLEAEGVRAITGACGFMALFQQEIADAVDIPVFMSSMLQVPFVLRTLKRGKKVGIISANASVMTERHLLNVGITKEMPVVLYGMEEKPEFSSSVLGEKGTMDTDVVEREILEVCDLMLAEHPDVAAIQLECSDLPPFSAAVHRHTGLPVFDFITMIRHFESALNPTEYSGVAYRM; this is encoded by the coding sequence TTGCCTTTATACAAAATCAAATCAAAATCGCGCTCATGGGACGGAGAGGCGGTCGGCATACTTATTTTAGACGCGGCCTATCCGTGCGTGCCCGGGAATGTCGGCAACGCCACCACCTTTCCGTTTCCCGTCCGCTACCACGAGGTGCGCGGCGCCTCTATCGACCGCCTTTTGAATCAGCGCGACCCGTCGCTGCTCGCCCCGTTTGTAGAGGGCGCGCAAAAGCTGGAGGCCGAAGGGGTGCGCGCGATAACTGGCGCCTGCGGCTTTATGGCGCTCTTTCAGCAGGAGATAGCCGACGCCGTTGATATTCCAGTATTTATGTCGAGTATGCTTCAGGTGCCCTTCGTTCTCCGCACGCTGAAACGCGGCAAAAAGGTCGGCATCATCTCGGCGAACGCCTCTGTCATGACGGAGCGGCATCTGCTCAACGTAGGCATCACGAAAGAAATGCCGGTTGTGCTCTACGGCATGGAGGAAAAGCCCGAATTTAGCTCGTCGGTGCTTGGCGAAAAGGGAACGATGGATACCGACGTCGTTGAGCGCGAGATACTTGAGGTCTGCGACCTGATGCTTGCCGAACACCCGGACGTCGCGGCTATACAGCTTGAATGCAGCGACCTGCCGCCGTTCTCTGCGGCCGTCCACCGCCACACGGGGCTGCCGGTGTTTGATTTTATAACGATGATAAGGCATTTTGAAAGCGCGCTGAACCCAACGGAATATTCCGGCGTGGCGTACCGCATGTAG
- a CDS encoding sodium-dependent transporter: MAEIKKGGEQFSSRWGLLCTILGMAVGTGNIWRFPREVASNNGGAFILICFLALFIWAVPLICAESVFGKKTRMANAGAFKALLGPKFAWVGAFCAMVCIMLGCYYVVVLGWVMKYLALIFTGFLDVVRTGGTDFATEFFKGFATSPPAFEAWAWFIVAVIISALIIFRGIQGGIETANKIMIPAVFILLAILLVRVLMLPGAWKGFEYMYHVDPKDFLNPRVWLAAFTQAAWSSGAGWGMFHVYFVYAAKDEDIELNAFTVTFGDMVAAMLAGMVVLPAVFALAPDPMAVMKSGANGLTFVHLTNLFAHTSGGFIMAVLFFLALFSAALSSVIAMLETGTRNLIDMGFSRVKATLCVTVFFMFVGSFSALDNRVFENQDMVWGVALLVVGLIYSLASIKYGVGKLWNEDIAPCSDIHVRWMWSCIKFFPFEFAFVWGWWMWDAASWYPGEWFKFWPITKYQYTPGAMVMEWLLLAMVCRLLNPFISKRLIHSNKLD, encoded by the coding sequence ATGGCGGAAATTAAAAAGGGCGGAGAGCAATTCTCCAGCCGGTGGGGGCTTTTGTGCACCATACTTGGTATGGCCGTAGGTACTGGAAATATTTGGAGATTCCCGCGTGAGGTCGCCTCAAACAACGGCGGGGCTTTTATACTTATCTGTTTTCTTGCGCTGTTTATTTGGGCTGTTCCGCTTATCTGCGCTGAATCCGTATTCGGTAAAAAAACCAGGATGGCAAACGCCGGAGCCTTTAAAGCGCTTCTAGGCCCAAAGTTCGCGTGGGTCGGCGCTTTCTGCGCGATGGTCTGCATCATGCTTGGCTGCTATTACGTAGTCGTTCTCGGATGGGTCATGAAATATCTTGCGCTCATCTTCACCGGGTTCCTCGACGTCGTAAGAACCGGCGGCACGGATTTCGCAACGGAGTTTTTTAAAGGCTTCGCAACCTCGCCTCCCGCCTTCGAAGCGTGGGCCTGGTTCATCGTAGCTGTCATCATCTCCGCGCTCATCATCTTCCGCGGGATACAGGGCGGCATTGAGACCGCGAACAAGATAATGATACCGGCGGTTTTCATCCTGCTTGCCATCCTTCTTGTCCGCGTTTTGATGCTTCCGGGCGCGTGGAAGGGTTTTGAGTACATGTATCATGTGGACCCGAAGGATTTCCTCAATCCGAGGGTGTGGCTCGCGGCCTTTACTCAGGCGGCCTGGTCCTCCGGGGCAGGCTGGGGCATGTTCCACGTTTACTTCGTCTATGCCGCGAAAGATGAAGACATCGAACTGAACGCGTTTACTGTCACCTTTGGAGACATGGTGGCGGCGATGCTGGCAGGCATGGTCGTGCTGCCGGCGGTCTTTGCGCTCGCCCCCGACCCTATGGCGGTAATGAAGTCCGGCGCAAACGGCCTCACCTTCGTCCACCTGACGAACCTCTTTGCGCACACCTCAGGCGGTTTCATCATGGCCGTGCTCTTCTTCCTGGCGCTTTTCTCAGCCGCCCTTTCCTCCGTCATCGCGATGCTTGAGACCGGTACGCGCAACCTTATCGACATGGGCTTCTCGCGCGTGAAGGCTACGCTCTGCGTTACGGTATTCTTCATGTTCGTCGGTTCATTCTCGGCGCTCGACAACAGGGTCTTTGAAAATCAGGACATGGTCTGGGGTGTCGCGCTGCTCGTCGTCGGGCTCATTTATTCGCTCGCCTCGATCAAATACGGCGTCGGCAAACTTTGGAACGAAGATATAGCTCCGTGCTCCGACATACATGTAAGGTGGATGTGGAGCTGCATCAAATTCTTCCCGTTTGAATTTGCCTTCGTGTGGGGCTGGTGGATGTGGGACGCGGCCTCGTGGTATCCGGGCGAATGGTTCAAGTTCTGGCCCATCACGAAGTATCAGTACACGCCTGGCGCAATGGTCATGGAATGGCTGCTGCTCGCGATGGTCTGCCGCCTGCTCAATCCATTCATCTCAAAACGCCTCATCCATTCCAACAAACTAGACTGA
- a CDS encoding metallophosphoesterase yields the protein MATQRIPPNIPKPTLQEIRDCPIIRNFDDLGIWFGLNPPCIDAKDMVLHISDTPSTIYPYLKRALRRLNPAWIVHTGDFVDNIKLETRRGMLDLYKKKIKEFFSVFADEDYGAILVTGNHDDAPTLLSAHHDSSVQVWTSPGSFSIGDFTFRAGHTFHDVATAPAQYNLFGHDLQHTSSAAPDGKMFLNGIQSMYLIHIHTGEVTAIPYPPGTDNARLQRKRVNL from the coding sequence ATGGCGACACAAAGGATACCACCGAACATACCAAAACCCACCTTGCAGGAGATACGAGACTGCCCAATAATCAGAAACTTTGACGATCTCGGCATCTGGTTCGGCCTCAACCCTCCGTGCATCGATGCAAAAGATATGGTGCTCCACATCTCCGACACTCCGTCAACTATTTATCCATACCTCAAACGCGCGCTGCGCCGGCTGAACCCAGCATGGATAGTGCACACCGGAGATTTTGTAGACAACATCAAACTAGAAACGCGCCGTGGAATGCTTGACCTTTACAAGAAAAAAATAAAAGAATTTTTCTCCGTTTTCGCAGATGAAGATTACGGCGCCATCCTTGTCACCGGCAACCATGACGACGCGCCGACGCTGCTTTCGGCGCACCACGACAGCTCTGTGCAGGTGTGGACGTCGCCGGGCAGTTTTTCAATCGGCGATTTCACCTTTAGGGCCGGGCACACCTTTCATGACGTGGCAACCGCGCCGGCCCAGTACAACCTGTTCGGCCACGACCTACAGCATACATCAAGCGCCGCCCCGGACGGAAAAATGTTTTTGAACGGCATCCAGTCTATGTATCTGATCCACATCCACACAGGTGAAGTGACGGCTATACCTTATCCGCCAGGCACGGACAACGCGAGGCTCCAGCGGAAAAGAGTAAATCTTTAA
- a CDS encoding methyltransferase type 11 gives MEQVENKIKEKVLFIKKFVTEPRTIGSVTPSSPQLAASMLCNVDWSRVRTVAEFGAGTGVMTRAIMDQMNPHTRLFAFEIEDELRRCLRSETGLDIYDDATRLPNVLAQEGIEKVDLIVSSLPYTVLPREVTEAVLDGISSTLASDGNFVAFQYSLHMKGAFTKIFHDVKTRFVMMNIPPAFVYDCRSLKKIK, from the coding sequence TTGGAACAGGTTGAAAATAAAATCAAAGAGAAAGTGCTTTTTATAAAAAAATTTGTAACAGAACCGCGCACAATAGGAAGCGTAACTCCAAGCTCGCCTCAGTTGGCGGCATCTATGCTCTGTAATGTCGACTGGAGCCGCGTGCGGACGGTGGCGGAGTTTGGAGCGGGAACGGGCGTGATGACGCGCGCCATAATGGATCAGATGAATCCGCACACAAGGCTCTTCGCCTTTGAGATAGAGGACGAGCTGCGCCGCTGCCTCCGCAGCGAGACCGGCCTTGACATATACGACGACGCGACGCGCCTGCCCAACGTACTGGCGCAGGAGGGCATAGAAAAGGTGGACCTCATAGTTTCAAGCCTGCCTTACACCGTCCTTCCGCGCGAGGTGACCGAGGCGGTGCTTGACGGCATCTCATCGACGCTCGCCAGCGACGGCAATTTCGTCGCCTTTCAATATTCGCTGCACATGAAGGGCGCCTTCACGAAAATATTCCACGACGTCAAGACCCGTTTCGTGATGATGAACATACCGCCGGCCTTTGTCTACGACTGCCGCAGCCTCAAAAAAATAAAATAA
- the cysK gene encoding cysteine synthase A: MKNIDDLEIMELIGGTPLYKLKKDTGGAEVWIKLEGSNPGGSIKDRAAWGMLKDAQEKGLLRDESVIVEPTSGNTGIGLAMLGRALSLRVILTMPESMSKERRAVLAAFGAELFLTPAAEGMAGAIAAAQKILADDPNAIMLDQFSNPGNPMAHELTTGPEILAQLPDGVKPAALVASFGTGGTITGLARAMRKEFPEMEVIAVEPASSPLVTEGRFGPHKIQGIGANFVPKNLAMDEITRFVTVTDDEAIEAAKWLAAEEGLFSGISAGANVHAAIEAAKLLPKGSAVVTVQPDRGDKYLSVFAQ, from the coding sequence ATGAAGAACATAGACGATTTGGAAATAATGGAACTTATAGGCGGCACGCCGCTTTACAAATTAAAAAAAGATACCGGCGGCGCAGAGGTGTGGATAAAGCTTGAAGGTTCAAACCCCGGCGGCTCGATAAAAGACCGCGCCGCGTGGGGGATGCTTAAAGATGCTCAGGAGAAGGGCCTTTTGCGCGACGAGAGCGTCATCGTGGAGCCGACCAGCGGCAACACCGGCATAGGGCTTGCGATGCTGGGCCGCGCGCTTTCCCTTCGCGTCATACTGACGATGCCGGAATCTATGTCAAAGGAACGCAGAGCGGTGCTCGCAGCCTTCGGCGCGGAGCTCTTTCTCACGCCGGCGGCGGAGGGGATGGCGGGCGCTATAGCTGCGGCGCAGAAAATACTTGCCGACGACCCAAACGCTATAATGCTCGACCAGTTTTCAAACCCCGGCAACCCGATGGCGCACGAGCTGACCACAGGCCCAGAAATACTGGCGCAGCTCCCTGATGGAGTGAAGCCGGCGGCGCTCGTAGCCTCGTTTGGCACGGGCGGCACCATCACGGGGCTTGCACGCGCGATGCGCAAAGAATTTCCAGAGATGGAGGTCATAGCGGTCGAACCCGCGTCAAGCCCGCTCGTCACCGAAGGGCGCTTTGGGCCGCACAAGATACAGGGCATCGGCGCGAACTTCGTCCCAAAGAACCTCGCTATGGACGAGATAACGCGGTTTGTCACGGTAACGGACGACGAGGCGATCGAGGCGGCCAAGTGGCTTGCTGCCGAAGAGGGGCTTTTCAGCGGCATTTCCGCGGGAGCCAACGTCCACGCCGCAATAGAGGCGGCAAAACTGCTTCCGAAAGGTTCTGCGGTGGTGACTGTGCAGCCCGACCGCGGAGATAAATATCTTAGCGTTTTTGCGCAATAA
- a CDS encoding formimidoylglutamase translates to MECKAKYRLNKADRDLFYSRNDPKDRRLGELIERASLRDVKQDTVVILGVPEDRGVTANKGRAGAAAGPDDIRRRLYRLTPGFSMDFEKLAVIDAGNLDTEGLSLEAVHEAETAAVADIVSRGGVPIVLGGGHDLTYPGVAGLVRGAKIERDGMGLINVDAHLDVRSDENGINSGTSFYRALTQLPDGALQGHAFVEFGIQEQYNSPYYYHWVLEQGGHVVTLREVSERVMEFFLQALSAAGQNNRAVAVSLDIDAVRSTEAPGASASNPSGLKAPELDKIAYLAGRSVKVRYLDIMEVSPPLDEDHRTAALAASAIFSFFRGLCER, encoded by the coding sequence ATGGAATGCAAAGCAAAATACAGACTCAACAAAGCCGACAGAGATCTATTTTACAGCAGGAACGACCCCAAGGACAGGCGGCTCGGCGAGCTCATAGAACGCGCGTCGCTGCGCGACGTGAAGCAGGATACCGTCGTCATTCTCGGAGTGCCCGAAGACCGCGGCGTCACGGCAAATAAAGGGCGCGCCGGAGCGGCCGCAGGCCCTGACGACATCCGCCGCAGGCTCTACAGGCTGACGCCCGGTTTTTCAATGGATTTTGAAAAGCTGGCGGTCATAGACGCGGGTAACCTTGACACGGAGGGGCTTTCGCTTGAGGCGGTCCACGAGGCGGAGACGGCGGCGGTGGCCGACATCGTTTCGCGCGGCGGCGTGCCGATAGTGCTGGGCGGCGGGCACGACCTCACCTACCCCGGAGTGGCCGGGCTTGTGCGCGGCGCGAAGATAGAACGCGACGGCATGGGGCTTATAAACGTCGACGCGCACCTTGACGTGCGCAGCGACGAAAACGGCATCAACAGCGGCACCTCTTTCTACCGCGCGCTGACGCAGCTGCCGGACGGCGCGCTTCAGGGGCACGCCTTTGTGGAATTTGGGATACAGGAGCAGTACAACTCGCCCTATTATTATCATTGGGTGCTGGAGCAGGGCGGACACGTCGTCACGCTTCGCGAAGTCTCAGAGCGCGTCATGGAATTCTTTTTACAGGCGTTGTCCGCCGCGGGGCAAAACAACCGCGCGGTCGCGGTGTCGCTTGATATAGACGCCGTGCGCAGCACGGAGGCGCCGGGGGCTTCTGCGAGCAACCCAAGCGGCCTCAAAGCGCCGGAGCTGGATAAAATAGCCTATCTTGCCGGGCGCAGCGTCAAGGTGCGCTATCTTGATATAATGGAGGTCTCTCCGCCGCTTGACGAGGACCACAGAACGGCGGCGCTTGCGGCGTCCGCCATATTCTCATTTTTCAGAGGTCTGTGCGAGCGGTAA